From a single Pieris rapae chromosome 17, ilPieRapa1.1, whole genome shotgun sequence genomic region:
- the LOC110992502 gene encoding dual specificity mitogen-activated protein kinase kinase 6, producing the protein MSGRRKPPPPGFNFKPQEQQVEVTPPRNLDKQTTITVDDKTFTVHADDLVKICDLGRGAYGIVEKMHHKPSNTTMAVKRISASFNSQSLELKRLLMDLDVSMRASACPYTVHFYGAMFREGDVWICMEVMDMSLDKFYTKVYKNNRTITENILGKIAFSVVSALHYLYLKLRVIHRDVKPSNILINRKGEVKMCDFGISGYLVDSVAKTIDAGCKPYMAPERIDPSGNPGQYDIRSDVWSLGISMIELATGKFPYNTWGTPFEQLKQVVKDDPPRLPSGQFTPEFEDVITKCLQKDYKKRPNYDALLTHPFCLEHSQKETDVASFVQEILDLPDDS; encoded by the exons ATGTCTGGCAGAAGGAAACCACCACCGCCAGGATTTAATTTCAAACCTCAGGAACAACAAGTTGAAGT tacaCCTCCAAGAAATCTTGATAAACAGACAACAATCACAGTGGATGATAAAACATTTACTGTACATGCTGATGACCTGGTTAAAATATGTGACCTTGGTCGAGGGGCATATGGTATTGTGGAGAAGATGCACCATAAGCCTAGCAATACTACAATGGCAGTAAAA AGAATTTCTGCATCATTTAACAGTCAGTCATTAGAACTAAAACGATTATTGATGGATCTTGATGTCTCAATGAGAGCTAGTGCATGTCCTTATACTGTCCATTTCTATGGTGCCATGTTCCGTGAGGGTGATGTTTGGATTTGTATGGAAGTTATGGACATGAGTCTAGAtaagttttatacaaaagtatacaaaaacaacagaacaataacagaaaatatccTGGGCAAAATAGCATTTTCTGTTGTTAGTGCTTTACATTAcctctatttaaaattaagagtCATACATAGAGATGTAAAGCCATCAAATATTTTGATCAACCGAAAGGGTGAAGTCAAAATGTGTGATTTTGGAATTTCTGGATATTTAGTTGATTCTGTTGCAAAAACTATTGACGCTGGTTGCAAACCATATATGGCCCCAGAAAGAATCGATCCAAGTGGCAATCCAGGACAGTACGACATCCGAAGTGATGTATGGTCACTTGGTATATCAATGATTGAATTAGCAACTGGGAAATTTCCCTATAACACCTGGGGTACTCCATTTGAACAGTTAAAACAAGTGGTAAAAGATGACCCTCCAAGGCTACCAAGTGGACAATTTACACCTGAATTTGAAGATGTGATCACAAAATGCTTACAAAAGGATTATAAGAAGAGACCAAACTATGACGCTCTTTTAACTCATCCATTCTGTTTGGAACACAGTCAAAAAGAGACGGATGTGGCTTCCTTTGTTCAAGAAATACTAGATTTACCCGATGACTCTTAG